A region of Moorena producens PAL-8-15-08-1 DNA encodes the following proteins:
- a CDS encoding glycerate kinase, which yields MISHTKSVGQIIEQWVSGQTPNPLESQQLLAFELADHLKAKAFGITEDNGEQVIQTRSHLFEIVYPDILALPYFETTPETQQKTLLSLWNLWLPLAMALVSCRKQLGRPLIQGILGGQGTGKTTLAAVLSVILHKLGERTLSLSIDDLYKTYKERQQLQEQDRRLIWRGPPGTHDVELGLQLLDQLRSPSSTPEILVPRFDKSAFGGAGDRITPEVVESIDIVLFEGWFVGVRPIEPEVFDGSLPEPIQTLEDREFAQDMNQQLRLYVPLWERLDRLMVLYPTDYRLSQQWRLQAEKQMIAQGKSGMGDKQIRDFVNYFWKALHPELFITPLTRSPNLVDLVVEINHDHTPGVIYSPGDAG from the coding sequence ATGATAAGTCACACCAAGAGCGTTGGTCAAATTATCGAGCAGTGGGTATCAGGACAAACACCAAATCCCCTTGAATCTCAGCAACTGTTGGCTTTTGAACTGGCTGATCACCTAAAGGCAAAGGCGTTTGGCATCACAGAGGATAATGGTGAACAGGTAATCCAAACGCGATCGCATTTGTTTGAGATAGTCTACCCAGATATTCTCGCTCTACCGTATTTTGAAACTACTCCTGAAACACAGCAAAAGACTCTCTTATCCCTTTGGAACCTCTGGCTTCCTTTAGCCATGGCGTTGGTATCCTGTCGTAAACAGCTGGGACGTCCTTTGATTCAAGGCATATTAGGAGGGCAGGGCACCGGGAAAACTACTCTAGCCGCAGTCTTAAGTGTGATTCTCCACAAGCTAGGCGAACGCACTCTCAGCCTGTCTATCGATGACCTCTACAAAACCTACAAGGAGCGACAACAGCTTCAAGAACAAGACCGCAGGCTGATCTGGCGTGGTCCCCCTGGAACTCATGATGTTGAGCTGGGTTTACAGCTATTAGACCAATTACGATCCCCTTCCTCTACCCCAGAAATCCTCGTGCCTCGGTTTGATAAGTCAGCTTTTGGGGGGGCTGGAGACCGAATCACTCCAGAGGTGGTCGAAAGTATTGATATTGTCTTGTTTGAAGGGTGGTTTGTTGGGGTTCGACCCATTGAGCCAGAGGTGTTTGATGGCTCCCTTCCAGAACCGATTCAGACCCTGGAAGACCGAGAGTTTGCTCAGGATATGAATCAGCAACTGAGGCTTTATGTACCCCTCTGGGAACGATTAGACCGATTGATGGTACTCTACCCTACTGACTACCGCCTCAGTCAGCAATGGCGACTACAGGCAGAGAAACAGATGATTGCTCAGGGTAAGTCCGGGATGGGAGATAAACAAATTAGAGATTTTGTCAACTATTTTTGGAAAGCTCTCCATCCAGAATTATTCATTACACCCCTGACTAGAAGCCCAAATCTAGTAGACTTGGTGGTTGAAATTAATCATGACCACACACCTGGTGTGATTTATTCACCAGGGGATGCTGGTTAG
- a CDS encoding Npun_R2479 family HD domain-containing metalloprotein yields MFNTTEILINAFVIRLREGYRRTYGGLNPDNEDIIAWAGSMAMENIANSDALYHDVEHSILVTLVGQEILRGKHIREGGVTPDNWLHFIISLACHDIGYVKGVCRQDRENERLYATGQNGEMVHLPQGSTDAALTPYHVDRAKLFIDERFGGHNLIDAEFIKRNIELTRFPVPKQGDHQDTGNYPGLIRASDLIGQLSDPRYLKKTTALFYEFEETGFNKAIGYRHPGDLREGYSKFYWNGVYPYIQDALRYLSLTQEGKQITANLFSNVFVVEHSHNQNGMVKMTQKVNV; encoded by the coding sequence ATGTTTAACACCACTGAAATTTTAATTAACGCCTTTGTTATAAGACTCCGAGAAGGCTACCGCCGAACTTACGGGGGACTCAACCCTGACAACGAAGATATAATTGCTTGGGCTGGCAGCATGGCGATGGAAAATATTGCCAACAGTGATGCGCTCTATCACGATGTGGAACACTCCATTCTAGTTACCCTCGTCGGACAGGAGATTTTGCGAGGCAAACATATCCGGGAAGGTGGTGTCACTCCTGATAATTGGTTACACTTTATCATTTCTTTGGCATGTCATGATATTGGCTATGTTAAAGGAGTATGTCGCCAAGACCGAGAAAATGAACGACTCTACGCTACTGGTCAAAATGGGGAGATGGTTCATTTACCCCAAGGGTCTACCGATGCTGCTCTGACTCCTTATCATGTCGATCGGGCAAAATTATTTATTGATGAGCGCTTTGGTGGTCACAACCTGATTGATGCCGAGTTTATCAAGCGCAACATTGAACTGACTCGTTTCCCTGTGCCGAAGCAAGGGGATCATCAAGATACAGGTAACTATCCTGGATTGATTCGCGCCTCTGACTTGATTGGTCAACTGAGTGACCCACGCTATCTCAAAAAAACTACTGCTTTGTTCTATGAGTTTGAAGAAACTGGATTTAACAAAGCCATTGGATACCGCCATCCTGGAGATCTGCGGGAAGGCTACTCTAAGTTTTACTGGAATGGGGTATATCCTTATATTCAGGATGCCTTACGTTACCTATCCTTAACTCAGGAAGGTAAACAAATTACGGCTAATCTCTTCTCCAATGTGTTTGTGGTTGAACACTCACACAATCAAAATGGAATGGTGAAAATGACACAAAAGGTTAATGTCTAG
- a CDS encoding ABC transporter permease, with product MNWWQKLTKNPLARFGALLLLTFYLIVIAADVVAPYDPYVSQPDGSLLPPTKIYWRNQQTKQFIGPHVYPTTQGPTDLETGDRKLNVDWQKPSPVGLFVPGREYKLFGAIPFNRHLFGTVGEGKINLLGTDEQARDQFSRLVYGGRISLSIGLVGIAISFPLGLIIGGISGYFGGWVDGIIMRLVEVLMTIPGIYLLVALAAVLPPGLTSAQRFLLIVLITSFISWSGLARVIRGQVLSIKEREFVQAAKTMGANPFYIIVRHVLPQTASYVIISATLAVPGFIVAESVLSLIGLGIQQPDPSWGNLLSLATNASIIVLQPWLIWPPALLIILTVLAFNLLGDGLRDALDPRSLQR from the coding sequence ATGAACTGGTGGCAAAAACTTACCAAGAACCCTCTCGCCCGTTTTGGGGCATTGCTACTATTGACGTTTTATCTAATTGTCATTGCAGCAGATGTTGTTGCTCCCTATGATCCTTATGTGTCTCAGCCAGATGGTTCCCTGCTACCACCTACCAAGATCTACTGGCGTAACCAGCAAACCAAACAGTTTATTGGTCCCCATGTCTATCCCACAACCCAAGGACCAACGGATTTAGAGACAGGCGATCGCAAACTAAATGTAGACTGGCAGAAGCCGTCGCCAGTTGGTCTATTTGTTCCAGGTCGGGAGTATAAGTTGTTTGGAGCGATTCCCTTCAACCGTCACCTGTTCGGTACGGTGGGTGAGGGTAAGATTAATCTATTAGGTACCGATGAGCAAGCTCGTGATCAGTTTAGTCGCTTGGTGTATGGGGGTCGGATTAGTCTTAGTATTGGTCTAGTCGGAATTGCAATCTCCTTTCCCCTTGGTCTAATCATTGGGGGAATTTCCGGCTATTTCGGCGGTTGGGTAGATGGGATCATCATGCGTCTGGTAGAAGTTTTGATGACTATTCCTGGTATTTACCTACTCGTCGCCTTAGCTGCTGTGCTACCACCTGGTCTAACTAGTGCCCAACGGTTTTTGTTAATTGTTTTGATTACCTCGTTTATTAGCTGGTCTGGCTTAGCACGAGTGATTCGAGGACAGGTGTTATCGATTAAGGAGCGGGAATTTGTCCAAGCTGCCAAAACTATGGGGGCGAATCCCTTTTATATCATTGTACGCCACGTTCTGCCCCAGACAGCTTCCTATGTGATTATATCAGCAACCCTGGCAGTTCCTGGTTTCATTGTGGCCGAGTCAGTACTGAGTTTGATTGGGTTGGGAATTCAGCAACCGGACCCGTCCTGGGGAAATTTGTTGTCTTTGGCAACCAATGCCTCAATCATCGTGCTACAGCCTTGGTTGATTTGGCCCCCAGCACTGCTGATTATTCTGACGGTGTTGGCATTTAATTTACTTGGGGATGGGTTGCGGGATGCTCTCGATCCCAGAAGTTTACAGCGCTAG
- a CDS encoding aldo/keto reductase: MSVNNYYTLGRSGLRVSRLALGTMTFGTEWGWGADRTTAKTLFDDYVEAGGNFIDTADLYTNGTSETWLGEFIAERNLRDLMVIATKFSYNGEPGNPNAGGNGRKNIMRAVEGSLKRLNTDYIDLYILHTWDRITSAAEVMRTLDDLVRSGKVRYIGLSDVPAWYASRAQTIAELRGYETLSTLQLEYSLVERNIENEFVPFGTEHGMGIMVWSPLASGLLSGKYRPSEDGGMGEGRLEAMKESINPAFQKFSDRNWKIVAELEAVATEVGRSMAQVAVNWAANQPGIASVIIGATKPHQLQDNLQALDFTLSEEHVMRLNQVSTPELKFPYTFFGSEMQAMLHGGLTVGDKPKNYYPVIETSGRGAGVDTDAE, translated from the coding sequence ATGTCTGTGAATAACTATTACACCCTTGGTCGTTCTGGATTGCGCGTCAGTCGCCTAGCTCTTGGAACAATGACTTTTGGTACTGAGTGGGGCTGGGGAGCAGACCGTACAACCGCCAAAACCCTATTTGATGATTATGTTGAAGCAGGTGGTAACTTTATTGATACCGCCGACCTTTATACCAATGGGACGAGTGAAACTTGGTTAGGAGAGTTTATTGCTGAGCGTAATTTGCGGGACTTGATGGTGATTGCTACCAAATTTTCCTACAACGGAGAACCTGGCAATCCTAATGCTGGGGGCAATGGACGTAAAAATATTATGCGTGCAGTGGAAGGGTCGCTCAAGCGTTTAAATACTGACTATATTGATCTCTATATATTACATACCTGGGATAGAATTACGAGCGCTGCAGAGGTGATGCGTACCCTAGATGATCTAGTTCGCTCTGGTAAGGTGCGTTATATTGGTCTTTCTGATGTTCCTGCTTGGTATGCTTCTCGTGCGCAAACTATTGCGGAGTTGAGAGGCTATGAAACGTTATCCACGCTGCAATTAGAATATTCCCTGGTAGAACGGAATATTGAAAATGAGTTTGTCCCTTTTGGTACAGAACACGGTATGGGAATTATGGTGTGGAGTCCCCTTGCTAGTGGTTTACTCAGTGGGAAATATCGCCCTAGTGAAGATGGTGGCATGGGTGAAGGTCGCTTAGAAGCGATGAAAGAGTCAATTAATCCAGCCTTTCAAAAGTTTAGCGATCGCAATTGGAAAATTGTGGCAGAGTTAGAAGCTGTGGCAACAGAGGTAGGACGCAGTATGGCTCAAGTAGCAGTAAATTGGGCGGCTAACCAACCTGGTATTGCTTCGGTGATTATTGGTGCGACTAAACCCCATCAGCTTCAGGATAATCTACAGGCATTAGATTTTACCCTGAGCGAGGAGCATGTAATGCGTCTTAATCAGGTAAGTACTCCAGAATTAAAATTTCCCTATACTTTCTTTGGTTCAGAAATGCAAGCCATGCTTCATGGTGGGCTTACCGTGGGTGATAAACCTAAAAATTACTATCCCGTAATTGAGACTAGCGGTAGGGGTGCGGGTGTTGATACTGATGCTGAATAA
- a CDS encoding ABC transporter ATP-binding protein, producing the protein MKALSVESVTAASNLPKESTPQEYRSEYPFRTLLYLYRQDLGKIGLSMAVYVIKHSPEWIRPLVIANVIDIISNPSTHPLSELWINGAILGISILQNIPTHYLHIRFMSLATRNMESNLRSLITQQLQLLSIGFYKNNSKGALQTKLLRDVEQIQGLATTLFQFVPSAVLTILVAIVATAIRAPWFLLFFLGTVPAAVILISVLRRPIRDRNSALRQQLEEMAASLIEMIQLIPVTRAHGAQQTEMERIDGKLVTVKQAAVRLDSINAITDASSWVTLRLFSLVCLITSAWLVYTKQWSITVGDVVLLTGYFDSLTNSIVQILAVLPQIGKGFESIRSVGEIIECPDLERNPGKIALQQVRGEFTFESVSYKYPDTEQFAIQDFCLQVNPGETIAIVGPSGAGKSTLLSLIIGFMAPTTGRVLLDGTDMSSLDLQTYRKFLSVVSQETILFEGTVRENIVYGSEQLDEEQLIKAIKDANALEFIQELPSGLDTLIGENGAKLSGGQRQRLAIARALIRNPRVLVLDEATSSLDTASEALIQEALEHLMENRTTFVVAHRLSTIRKADRIVVMERGHIVEVGNHPQLLEKDGTYTELHSLQI; encoded by the coding sequence ATGAAAGCATTATCCGTGGAAAGTGTTACGGCAGCATCTAATCTACCGAAGGAGTCAACTCCTCAGGAGTATCGGAGTGAGTACCCCTTCCGGACACTACTTTATCTCTACCGCCAAGACCTAGGTAAAATCGGACTGTCGATGGCGGTTTATGTGATCAAACACAGTCCGGAATGGATCAGACCATTGGTGATTGCTAATGTGATTGATATTATTTCCAACCCAAGCACTCACCCACTGTCGGAGTTATGGATTAATGGGGCTATCTTAGGGATTTCTATACTGCAAAATATCCCCACCCATTACTTACACATCCGGTTTATGAGTCTCGCGACTCGCAACATGGAGTCGAATCTGCGCTCACTAATCACCCAGCAGCTGCAACTGCTTTCCATTGGGTTCTACAAAAATAACAGCAAGGGAGCACTACAAACCAAACTCTTGCGGGATGTGGAACAAATTCAAGGGTTGGCAACAACCCTGTTCCAGTTTGTTCCTTCTGCTGTGCTAACTATCTTAGTAGCAATTGTCGCTACTGCTATTCGTGCTCCTTGGTTCCTGCTGTTCTTCCTGGGAACTGTCCCAGCGGCTGTGATTCTGATCTCGGTACTCAGACGACCGATTCGCGATCGCAATTCTGCTTTGAGACAACAACTCGAAGAAATGGCAGCTAGCTTAATCGAGATGATTCAGCTAATCCCAGTCACACGAGCTCATGGTGCTCAACAGACTGAGATGGAACGGATTGATGGCAAGCTAGTGACGGTCAAACAGGCAGCGGTGCGACTTGACTCGATTAACGCGATTACCGATGCCTCTTCTTGGGTAACCCTACGCTTATTCAGTCTGGTTTGCTTGATCACCTCAGCCTGGTTAGTCTATACCAAACAATGGTCAATCACAGTGGGAGATGTAGTGTTACTCACTGGTTATTTTGATTCCCTGACTAACTCGATAGTGCAAATATTAGCGGTATTGCCACAGATTGGCAAAGGGTTTGAATCCATTCGCTCAGTGGGTGAAATTATCGAGTGTCCTGACCTAGAGCGCAATCCTGGTAAAATAGCTCTGCAACAGGTGCGTGGTGAATTCACCTTTGAGTCCGTTAGTTATAAGTATCCCGATACGGAACAGTTTGCTATTCAAGACTTTTGTCTACAGGTCAATCCTGGGGAAACCATTGCCATCGTCGGACCATCCGGAGCCGGAAAATCTACCTTATTAAGCCTGATTATTGGTTTCATGGCTCCCACGACCGGAAGAGTTTTACTAGATGGTACAGATATGAGTAGCCTCGACCTACAGACCTATCGGAAATTCCTGTCAGTGGTTTCCCAGGAGACTATCTTATTTGAAGGTACGGTGCGAGAGAATATTGTGTACGGCAGTGAACAATTGGATGAAGAACAGTTAATCAAGGCGATTAAGGATGCCAATGCCTTAGAATTTATTCAGGAATTGCCCTCGGGGCTTGATACTCTAATTGGGGAAAATGGGGCAAAACTTTCTGGTGGTCAACGGCAACGACTAGCTATTGCTCGTGCTTTAATTCGTAATCCACGGGTGTTAGTTCTCGATGAAGCAACATCGTCTCTAGATACTGCTTCGGAAGCTTTGATTCAGGAAGCTTTGGAACATTTGATGGAAAACCGCACAACGTTTGTGGTAGCTCATCGCCTATCAACGATTCGGAAAGCTGACCGGATTGTAGTTATGGAACGAGGGCATATTGTAGAAGTTGGCAATCACCCTCAACTGCTGGAAAAAGATGGAACCTATACAGAGTTACATTCATTACAAATATAG
- a CDS encoding Uma2 family endonuclease: MSLTQELKTPTEIATTVPEDVIFPPRDLLSDEPPLETDLHRLQMTLLIQCLEWLWDERDDFYVSGNLTIYYSPRQRKSEEFRGPDFFVVLGTERKPRNSWVVWQEEGKYPNVIVEIISPTTADTDRGLKKQIYQDTFRTPDYFWFDPNTLELKGFHLVDGCYLELEPNQEGWLWSQQLALYLGIYELKLRWFTAEGQLVPTPTEAAEQECQQKEQAQEQLAQMESLLARYREQFGDLPQ; this comes from the coding sequence ATGTCTTTGACTCAAGAATTAAAAACTCCAACAGAAATTGCAACAACTGTACCGGAAGATGTTATATTTCCCCCTAGGGATTTACTCAGTGACGAACCACCTTTGGAAACTGATCTACATCGACTACAAATGACCCTACTCATCCAATGCCTAGAGTGGTTGTGGGATGAGCGTGATGATTTCTATGTCTCGGGAAATCTGACTATTTATTACAGTCCTCGACAACGTAAGTCTGAAGAATTTCGTGGGCCTGACTTTTTTGTGGTGCTGGGAACTGAGCGCAAACCTCGGAACAGTTGGGTAGTGTGGCAAGAAGAGGGGAAGTATCCGAATGTGATTGTAGAAATTATTTCCCCTACCACGGCAGATACGGACCGAGGATTAAAGAAACAAATCTACCAGGATACATTCCGTACTCCCGACTATTTCTGGTTTGACCCCAACACCCTGGAATTGAAGGGCTTCCACTTGGTAGATGGTTGTTATCTCGAACTTGAGCCTAATCAAGAAGGTTGGTTGTGGAGTCAACAGTTGGCACTATATTTGGGAATTTATGAATTAAAATTACGTTGGTTTACCGCAGAAGGACAACTAGTTCCCACTCCTACTGAAGCAGCCGAACAAGAATGTCAGCAAAAGGAACAAGCTCAGGAGCAATTAGCTCAAATGGAGTCATTATTAGCTCGTTATCGAGAACAGTTTGGTGATTTGCCTCAGTGA
- a CDS encoding HlyD family efflux transporter periplasmic adaptor subunit: MPYDPNSGFPNPSFPNSGFPKKPNDDHINSNSLVTNPPDSFNTNQTPPPSQSISSQSASQSASSQSLGDDWSEVTHDLLNTLPRPWTRGLLYLLVICAGTLLPWSMLSKVDETGSARGRIEPKGKTIRLDAPVSGTVAALKVKEGEIVKAGQILLELESDLVRAELEQLHQRQTGQHNRLAQLDILKNQLMLGLHTQQQQNQAQELEKQVQVEQAKYNLDSLNNIHNLQKDEKLAQINQVKQSIESSQATYKLALIRLSAAQERLPRYKQAFEQGVISQDRFIEAEQLVKENYQSVMQAQSDILQAKSRLKEQQGSYERIIHEAKADIQQAELRLKEQKRSYQSLVQGSKLAMLKIEEQLKNLETEITTLQAEIAQAKTQIKSLEFQLEQRVLKAPATGTVFHLPIQGAGDVVQPGEVIVEIAPENSSLVLRAQIATTESGSLQVGMPVKMKFDAYPFQNYGVLKGNLSWISPDSKMTETNQGKLESFELEIELDKPYIEARDKKITLTPGQTATAEVIVRQRRVIDFVLDPFKKLQKSGLEL, encoded by the coding sequence ATGCCATACGACCCTAACTCAGGCTTTCCTAACCCAAGCTTTCCTAACTCAGGCTTTCCTAAAAAGCCAAACGATGACCATATAAATAGCAATAGTTTAGTAACCAATCCACCGGACTCCTTTAACACTAATCAGACACCACCACCAAGCCAATCAATCTCATCACAATCAGCATCACAATCAGCCTCATCACAATCTCTCGGTGATGACTGGTCTGAAGTCACCCATGACTTGCTCAATACCTTGCCACGACCGTGGACTAGGGGATTGCTCTATCTGTTAGTGATCTGTGCCGGGACCCTTTTACCTTGGTCAATGCTCTCCAAGGTAGATGAGACCGGGAGTGCCAGAGGGCGGATTGAGCCTAAGGGGAAAACCATTAGGTTGGATGCACCAGTTTCTGGAACGGTGGCTGCCCTGAAAGTGAAAGAGGGGGAGATCGTCAAGGCAGGACAGATTTTACTGGAGTTAGAATCAGATTTAGTTCGTGCTGAGCTTGAGCAGTTGCATCAAAGACAGACAGGTCAACACAATCGGCTGGCGCAGTTGGACATACTCAAGAATCAATTGATGCTGGGGCTGCATACCCAACAGCAACAGAACCAAGCTCAAGAATTGGAAAAACAGGTTCAAGTGGAGCAGGCAAAGTATAATCTAGATTCTCTCAATAATATCCATAATTTACAAAAAGATGAAAAACTGGCCCAAATCAATCAAGTTAAGCAATCGATTGAGTCGAGTCAAGCAACGTATAAATTAGCATTAATTCGGTTATCAGCTGCCCAGGAAAGACTCCCACGCTACAAACAAGCCTTTGAGCAAGGTGTCATTTCACAAGACCGCTTCATTGAAGCAGAACAGCTGGTAAAAGAAAACTATCAAAGCGTTATGCAAGCCCAGTCCGATATTTTGCAAGCCAAGTCTCGCCTCAAAGAGCAGCAAGGCAGCTACGAGCGGATTATTCATGAAGCTAAGGCTGATATTCAGCAAGCTGAACTTCGCCTCAAAGAACAGAAACGTAGCTATCAGAGTCTAGTGCAAGGGAGTAAACTGGCGATGCTAAAAATTGAGGAACAGCTGAAAAATTTGGAAACAGAAATTACTACCCTGCAAGCAGAAATTGCCCAGGCTAAAACCCAGATTAAATCCTTGGAATTTCAGTTAGAGCAACGAGTACTCAAGGCTCCTGCTACTGGCACAGTTTTTCATTTGCCCATCCAAGGCGCTGGAGATGTTGTCCAACCGGGAGAGGTAATTGTAGAGATTGCACCAGAGAATTCATCCCTAGTACTGCGAGCGCAAATAGCGACTACAGAGAGTGGGTCTTTACAGGTAGGAATGCCAGTGAAGATGAAGTTTGATGCCTATCCCTTCCAAAACTATGGAGTCTTGAAAGGTAACTTGAGTTGGATTTCCCCAGACTCAAAGATGACAGAAACCAACCAAGGCAAGCTAGAAAGTTTTGAACTGGAAATCGAGTTAGACAAGCCCTATATCGAAGCCCGAGACAAAAAGATTACCTTAACTCCAGGTCAGACTGCAACAGCAGAGGTGATTGTCCGGCAGCGTCGTGTTATTGATTTCGTTCTCGATCCATTTAAAAAGTTGCAAAAAAGTGGTTTAGAGCTTTGA